A genomic region of Metopolophium dirhodum isolate CAU chromosome 1, ASM1992520v1, whole genome shotgun sequence contains the following coding sequences:
- the LOC132937339 gene encoding uncharacterized protein LOC132937339: protein MYSRERKELHGFSDASQEAYGACVYVKTTDDHGQVTVLLYTSKSRVAPTKQTTIPRLELCEAVLLMEIMVDVVDELTRMDIQVNQSNVMLWTDSTIVLAWIKSSQPLKSYVANRVARILDHSVQSQWKHGPTNQNPADIISRGTSAMEIKTNMLW from the coding sequence ATGTATTCACGTGAGCGCAAAGAACTGCATGGGTTTAGTGATGCATCTCAAGAAGCATACGGTGCTTGTGTGTATGTAAAAACCACAGATGATCATGGACAAGTTACTGTGTTGTTGTATACGTCTAAGTCACGAGTTGCACCAACCAAGCAAACTACCATTCCGAGACTAGAGTTGTGTGAAGCTGTATTGCTGATGGAAATAATGGTGGACGTAGTTGATGAACTAACACGAATGGACATTCAAGTCAATCAATCGAATGTAATGTTGTGGACTGATTCCACTATAGTCCTAGCTTGGATTAAATCAAGTCAACCGTTAAAGTCTTATGTTGCGAACAGAGTCGCTCGAATTCTCGACCATTCTGTTCAATCTCAGTGGAAACACGGTCCAACCAACCAGAACCCGGCAGACATAATCTCCAGAGGGACATCAGCGATGGAAATCAAAACCAACATGTTATGGTAG